The proteins below are encoded in one region of Bacteroides uniformis:
- a CDS encoding LPO_1073/Vpar_1526 family protein, with the protein MLDNNKIQYIGKIENSNNVVIINGNLTIDGQISKDLQTSCLEILRTDFDKYTTTAIEQAKQEIEECIKSILEKLAKEQQKHLTERFQSLSMQAFLHDTLIEYISTEDKRAKEFIIDVLIDRLNFQNISTEKAILNEAIKLIPNLNASTSALITFMMLRQQMVNPSISFMLELFFKQLSPIVDIAYNIKTIDIEYIIQRNATMNISGFYPIDTFENHLLKQYDLFFRQKIDRRFLEDFKSIHPEIMNAVNDMGSCMFCTSHEEDTLSFTEVNSDLFYKKLKVREQEYLIPLIEEFKKEMPPFTATEVRNYFCNLNKNWEQVFNLLNSSTLTRLSLSILGLYIGTKIIGKLTHSSPLSISNFNKYIQI; encoded by the coding sequence ATGTTAGACAACAATAAAATACAGTACATTGGAAAGATTGAGAACTCTAATAATGTAGTTATTATCAATGGAAATCTAACAATTGATGGGCAAATCTCTAAAGACCTCCAGACCTCTTGCCTCGAAATCCTACGGACAGACTTTGATAAATACACTACCACAGCCATAGAACAAGCTAAACAAGAAATTGAAGAGTGTATAAAAAGTATTCTTGAAAAGCTAGCAAAAGAACAACAAAAACACCTGACTGAAAGGTTCCAGTCTTTATCTATGCAAGCCTTTTTACATGATACCCTAATTGAATATATTTCCACAGAAGATAAAAGAGCAAAAGAGTTTATTATAGACGTTTTAATTGACAGACTAAATTTTCAAAACATATCAACAGAAAAAGCCATATTAAACGAAGCGATAAAACTTATACCTAACCTAAATGCATCAACATCTGCTTTGATTACCTTCATGATGCTTAGACAGCAGATGGTCAATCCTTCTATTTCATTTATGCTGGAACTGTTTTTCAAACAACTCTCCCCCATTGTTGACATAGCTTACAATATTAAGACCATTGATATCGAGTATATAATTCAAAGAAATGCTACCATGAATATTTCTGGTTTTTATCCGATAGATACTTTTGAGAATCATTTACTGAAACAATATGATTTATTCTTCAGGCAAAAAATAGACAGACGTTTTTTAGAGGACTTCAAATCAATTCATCCCGAAATTATGAATGCAGTAAACGATATGGGAAGTTGTATGTTTTGTACGTCTCACGAAGAAGACACACTTTCTTTTACAGAGGTAAACAGTGATCTTTTCTATAAAAAATTAAAAGTTAGAGAACAAGAATATCTTATTCCTTTGATTGAAGAGTTTAAAAAGGAAATGCCACCGTTTACAGCCACAGAAGTCAGAAACTATTTTTGTAATTTAAATAAGAACTGGGAGCAAGTATTCAATCTACTAAATAGTTCTACATTAACAAGATTAAGTTTAAGTATCTTAGGATTATATATTGGAACAAAAA
- a CDS encoding PDDEXK nuclease domain-containing protein gives MKTALSINQPFKDWVNHLKQDIRSAQIKAAVRVNSELLHLYWQLGAEIIERQKEMTWGSGFLEELSRELMAEFPDMKGFSYRNIRSIKQWYLFYNEPYTIWQQVVSKLGEEKFFSIPWGHHLYIISQCKEVDKALFYLNETVENGWSRAVLLNFLDTNLYERQGKAVNNFSRLLPKPQSDLALQTLKDPYNFDFLTITKDFQELELEKVLTQNITRFLLELGKGFAFVGRQMPLEVGDETIYPDLLFYHLELRCYCVIELKVQKFKPEFIGQLGTYISAVNHLKCKPGDTPTIGLLICKTKNQVMAQYALESTNQPIGISEYELSKLIPEDIKSQLPSIEEIEEQVKRIQGKKKEER, from the coding sequence ATGAAAACAGCACTATCTATAAATCAACCGTTCAAGGATTGGGTAAACCACCTAAAACAAGACATTCGTAGTGCACAGATTAAAGCGGCTGTACGCGTGAACAGCGAACTGCTTCACCTTTACTGGCAACTGGGGGCAGAAATTATAGAACGGCAGAAAGAAATGACTTGGGGAAGCGGATTTCTCGAAGAGTTGAGTCGTGAGCTGATGGCAGAATTTCCTGATATGAAAGGGTTCTCATATAGAAACATACGCAGTATAAAGCAGTGGTATCTATTTTATAATGAGCCATATACAATTTGGCAACAAGTTGTTTCCAAATTAGGTGAAGAGAAATTTTTCTCCATCCCTTGGGGGCATCATCTCTATATCATCTCCCAATGCAAGGAAGTGGATAAGGCTCTATTCTATCTGAATGAAACTGTAGAAAACGGCTGGAGTCGTGCCGTTTTGCTCAACTTTCTTGATACCAATCTCTATGAGCGGCAAGGCAAAGCGGTAAACAATTTCAGTCGTCTGCTACCAAAACCGCAAAGTGACCTAGCTCTACAGACACTCAAAGACCCCTATAACTTCGATTTCCTGACCATTACCAAAGATTTTCAAGAATTAGAGTTAGAAAAGGTTTTGACACAGAATATCACTCGTTTTCTGCTTGAATTGGGTAAAGGATTTGCATTCGTAGGACGTCAAATGCCTTTGGAAGTAGGCGATGAAACAATCTATCCCGACTTGCTTTTTTACCACTTGGAACTGCGTTGTTATTGCGTAATCGAGCTAAAAGTGCAGAAGTTCAAACCTGAATTTATAGGTCAACTCGGTACTTATATCAGTGCCGTAAACCATCTAAAATGTAAACCTGGCGATACCCCCACCATCGGCTTGCTTATCTGCAAGACAAAAAACCAAGTAATGGCGCAATATGCACTGGAATCAACAAATCAGCCTATCGGCATATCAGAGTATGAGCTGTCTAAGCTGATTCCCGAAGATATTAAAAGTCAACTGCCTTCGATTGAGGAAATAGAGGAACAAGTAAAGAGAATTCAAGGAAAAAAGAAGGAAGAGAGATGA
- a CDS encoding DUF6078 family protein, whose protein sequence is MKHSSEKPLAPANYSRCFNNQCPKADNCLHRLAALRDTPEYPSIRIINPLCIPEDSSQCAYFQSTQKIHVAWGISHLLDEVPYKNLQPLKSQLIAHFGRGKYYRFYREESYLSPEDQNYIRRTFHQYNIPGEPAFDSYSEEYKW, encoded by the coding sequence ATGAAACATTCTTCCGAGAAACCTTTAGCACCTGCCAACTACTCACGCTGTTTCAACAACCAATGCCCGAAAGCCGACAACTGCCTGCATCGCTTAGCCGCCCTTCGCGATACCCCCGAGTACCCGTCCATCCGCATCATCAATCCACTGTGTATTCCAGAGGATAGCAGCCAATGCGCCTATTTCCAATCGACACAAAAGATACATGTCGCATGGGGAATCAGCCACTTGCTCGATGAAGTTCCCTACAAGAATCTCCAACCTCTGAAAAGCCAGTTGATAGCCCATTTCGGCCGCGGAAAATACTACCGCTTCTACCGGGAAGAATCTTACCTTTCCCCCGAAGACCAGAACTATATCCGCAGAACTTTCCACCAATACAACATTCCGGGAGAACCGGCTTTCGACTCTTACAGCGAGGAATACAAATGGTAG